The region TTATCTTGGTCTGTTTTCATTATTTGTTCATTACGACCTTCACTTCCCATTACAATAAAACAAGCATCATTTTGTAACTCTTTAGGTAAAATTAGTTTATAAATTTTTTTATAAACTTTTGTATTTAATTGACCAATTAAACTAGAGATATGATTTACTTTTACCCCTTTTGCATGTAAAGTTTTGATTGTGCTAATTAACTCAATACTTGCATCTTTTAGTTGTTCTAAATTTTGAGCATTTTTAATTTTACTATCAACAACAAAAGTGTGGTTGGCAAAGTGTGATAAAACATCAATTTGTTCTAACATTCCTACTAAATCACCTTTTGAATCTGTAACTGCAACTCTTTTTATATTTCTTTTTATTAAAAGTGTTAAAGCATCAAATAAATAGTCATCCTTATTTATTGATAAAATAGGGAAAATTGCAATTGATTCAACAGGGATATTTAAATCTCTACCCTCTAATAATACTTTTACTTTTAGAATAGAGTCAGTAATTATTCCATATTCATTATCTTTTTTTACAATTATTGTTGAGGTATTAAATTGCATCGATTTATCAATGGCATCAATTAATTTAGTTCCAACATCAACAATACAAGGAGGGTGCAAAATTGTATCACTCACTTTTGCTATCATAAATGATGATAGTTCAGATTTGTATTCTTTTTGTTTCAGAGTTTGAAATTTATTAACTAAGTTTGTTAAAAAAAAGTTTTTAAAACCTTCATTTTCCTCTACTAATTGTAAAAAAATCTTTTTTTCAATCTCATAACAGATTAAATCTTCATAAACTTTAAAACTATTTTTTGATTTTCCATAAATTAGTGAGTTCCCATCAAAAGAGTCTTGATGATGGTAATCCATCAATACTTCATCCTCTTTATATTCGTGTACAATACCTTTTATTACTACAAAAAAATGATTTGGTATTTTTTCTGGGGTTATTAAGATTTCGTCTTTTGCATAATAAGCAATATCCATATGTCTGATACAGATATCCATTTGTTCTTCTGTTAACAATTCAAAAGGATGAATATTTGAAAGAAAAGATTTTTGATCTCGAAGACTCATTTGTAGCTGCCTTTTTGATATTTTTTTATACTACCCATATTATAGTATAAAAAAATAACAAAAAGCCAACCCGAAGGTTGACTTATGTTTTAGTGATCGTGTGCCTCACCAGCATTGTTTGGAAGTCTGATAGACTCAACAAGCTCTTGAATCTCTTGTGGAGGTTCTGGAGTCATTCTTGATACAACGAATGCCACGATTAAGTGAAGTATTGTACCAACTGTACCAATTCCTGTAGGAGCAATTCCTAAGAAATAATCCTCTTTTGATCCACCTAAGAATACAAAGTAAATAATGTATCCAAATGTAAAGATTAAACCAGTTAAGATACCAGCGATTGCACCTTCTTTGTTCATTCTTTTGTCAAATACCCCAAGGATAATTGTTGGGAAGAATGCTGCTGCTGCTAAACCAAATGCAAACGCAACAACTTGTGCAACGAAACCTGGAGGGTTAATTCCTAAGTAACCAGCAACACAAATAGCAACTACTGCTGAAACTCTTGCCCACATTAACTCTGTTTTCTCATTTAATTTAGATTTTCCAGTTTCTGGATCTCTAAATATTACTTGCCCCATAAGGTCATGTGAAATTGCTGATGCAATTACAAGTAATAAACCTGCTGCTGTAGATAATGCTGCTGCAAGACCCCCAGCTGCGATGAATGCAATTACCCAGTTAGGTAAGTTTGCAATCTCTGGATTTGCAAGAACCATAATATCTCTATCAACATATAATTCATTTTCAATTTTTCCACTATTTGCAGCTGGTTTACCATTTGTTGTAGCTCTTTCACCATTTGGCCCAACATTAGTACCATCAAATTGTGGTTTACCTTTAGGTCCTTCAAATGCTGCATCTGGACCATATTGAATTTTACCATCACCATTTCTATCTGTCCAAGCTAATAATCCACCTTGTTCCCAAGTTTTGAACCATCCACCATCATTTGGAGAACCGTCAGCATGTGTTAACTCACCTGCAACAAATGCTTTATACTCAACATTTTGAACATTTTTAATTAAGTTCAATCTTGAGAATGCAGCAACTGATGATGCAGTTGTATACATAATAGCAATAAATACTAGCGCATATCCAGCAGAGATTCTAGCATCTTTTACAGTTGGAACCGTAAAGAATCTAACAATAACGTGTGGAAGCCCAGCTGTACCTAGCATTAAAGCTGTTGTTAACATGAACATATTCCATAAACTTCCTGGCTCAGTATATGCTTTAAATCCTAAGTCAGTAATGGCTGTATCCAAGGCATGCAACAGATAAGTTCCTTCAGGAATAACCTTAACCCCATCGTGGAATGCAAATGTCGTTTGACCAAATAATGATAATTGTGGTAAGAACGTATCAGTTACTTGTAAAGATAAGAAAATAGCTGGAATTAAATAAGCCATAATCATTACACAATATTGAGCAACTTGAGTATAAGTAATACCTTTCATCCCACCTAATACTGAGTAGAAGAAAACTATTGCCATACCGATAAGTACACCAGTATTTACATCAACTTGTAAGAATCTTGAGAATACAATCCCAACACCTCTCATTTGTCCTGCAACATATGTAAATGAAATAAAGATAACACAAATAACAGCAACTGTTCTTGCTACATTTGAGTAGTATCTATCACCTACGAAATCAGGAACTGTAAATTTACCAAACTTTCTTAAGTATGGTGCTAATAACATTGCAAGTAGAACATATCCACCTGTCCAACCCATTAGGTAAGCACTTGCATCTGAACCTTTAAATGCAATAATACCTGCCATTGAGATAAATGAAGCAGCTGACATCCAGTCCGCAGCAGTAGCCATACCATTTGCTACTGGGTGAACTCCCCCTCCAGCTACATAGAAATCTTTTGTAGAACCAGCTTTAGCCCAAAGTGCAATTCCGATATATATAGCGAAAGATACACCAACGAATAAATAAATTAATGATTGTAATTCCATACTAATACTCCTTATTCATGTACGCCATATTTTTCGTCAATAGCACTCATTTTTGCTACATAAACAAAAATTAGAACAACGAATACATAAATTGCACCTTGTTGTGCAAACCAAAATCCTAGTTTAACACCACTGATTTCAATTGTATTTAACTCATTAATAAATAAAATACCACATCCAAAAGAGACTACAAACCAAACAACTAATAATTTAAGAATAGTTGAGATATTCTCTTTCCAATAAGCTTCTGCTTTCTCTGGACTCATGTCATACTCCTTTTTTTATTTTTACTAAAATTATTTTTAGTAATCCAACATTGAAAGTATAAGAGTTTAATATAGCAAAAGGGTAGCAATATAAAAAAGTTTTTTTTAAGTGTAGGATTAGTGTAGCAAATAAGCTTCGAAGAAGCCTATTTATCGAAGGAGTTTAAACAGAATAAAATCTGTCAATTTTATAGCCAAGACCTCTAATATTTTTGATAAAGTCTTCTTTTAAACCTTTTTTTAGTCTAGAAATCTCTGCTCTTATAGTTGGATTGTCAATATTTTCTCCACCCCAGATGTCAACTCTAAATCTTTCAAAGTCAACAATCATGTTAATATTAAGAGCTAAAATATGGATAATATCTAGCTGTTTTTTTGTAAGAGCTTGGGGTTCTCCATTGAAATATAAAGTTTTCTTCTCTTTTGAGTAAGAATAGTTTTCTGAAAATCTTACATGGGAAGTACTTTTTTGGTCTTTTTTTAATATTTGATTTATTTTTATACCTAACTCTTCTAAATGAAAAGGTTTTTTAATATATTCTCTACAGCCTAAATCATATGCTCTAGTAATATCTTCTATGTCATTTAAAGCAGTAATATATATTGTTGGAATATATACTCTTCTGGCATTTAAATCTTGTAAGATTTCAAAACCATCTTTTTTAGGTACATTAATATCTAAGATTAATAAATCAAATGATCCGTCAACACTGTTAACAACCTCTTCACCATCAGTGAAACTCTCAACCATGTGCCCAATCCCTTTTAAATACTCAGAGATTGCATTGTTTAGCATTAATTCATCTTCAAGAAGCAGTATTTTCATTTATTTTAAACCTATAAGTAAATTTTGTTTCATTGTCAGTTGATTCAAGTTTGATTATAACTAAATTTTTATCACATATTTCTTTTACTATTCGAAGCCCCAAACCAAAGCCTCCACGTGAATTATTTTCCCTATAAAAATCATTAAAAATTTTATTTATATCTTCAATTTTATCAGAATTTGTTTTTACACTAAATTCCACATATTCATCATTAAAATATGTAAGTCTTACATAAATACTAGATTTTGCAAAGGAATACTTGATTGCATTTGAGATATTGTTATCAACAATTCTTTGTAATTCTAATCGATTAAATTTAATATAAATATCTTCATCTATATTTGTTGTAAACATTAAATCATTTGCTGTTGCAATACCATCAAAGAAATTAAGTCTCTCTTTTAAAAATTCTGAAAAATCTATGTACTCTTTAGGATAATCAACTCTATCTTTTTTTATTAGATATGAAAGGTCATCATAAATGTATTGGATGATTTTTGCTCCACTTTCTATATTTGATACATATTTGTTATCTTCTGAATGCATTTTAAGTAAATCGATGTTTGTACGAATAATAGATAAAGGTGTATTTATCTCATGTACAGAGTTTTTCAAAAACTTCTTTTGTGAATCAATTAGGTTTTGTAGTTCTTTTGTTTGATGATTTACCGTTTCTTCTAGATGTTTATTTAGTTCTTGCAACATAATATTTTTATCTTTTATATTATGCATAGCATCATATGCAAAATTTGCAATAACTTTAAATTCTCCAAAGATTAATCTATCTTGTTTAATTCTATTATCATCTTTTTGAGATTCTTTAAGATATTTTCCTATCTCTTTTACATCATTAACAATTAATATAGTAGCATTTTTGTAAATGAAAATTGAATAAAGTACAAGCATAATAGTTAAAGACATAATTTGAAGAACATAATTAGAGATTTTCTCATCATATTCCTCTTTTTTTACTTTTACTATCTTATCAATCTCATCAAGATAAATACCTCGACCTATAGTCCAATTCCAAGGTTCATAAGATAAAGCATAAGATATTTTAAGTGCATCTTTTCTAATCTCAGGTTTATACCAAATATATTGTATAAATCCACCATTTTTATTTTTTGATATATCTATTAACTCTTGAATTACTTTTTTACCTGAGGGATCTTTAAATTCATATAGATTTTTCCCTATATAATCTTTTGATACAGGATAATAAAGTGAGGTACCATTAAAATCATATATAAATATATAATTGTTTAGATTTCCATGTTTTCTCATAATCTCTAAGGATTCTAGAATATCTTTCTTTATGAGTTCTTCTGATTTTTTATTTTTGAATTTATCATGATAATATTTAATATAATTTAAAGTTTTTTTAATATCTGCTTGTATTAAATCTTTTTGTTTATTTGTATAGTCAGTTTTTATTATCTCAATCTTTTCTTGGAACTCATCAAAAGCATTATCAATAATTATAAAAGTAAAAGAGGAGGTAAGTAAAACAATAAAAAATATACTATATAAAATTAAGTGATATAGAGATTTTGCTTTAACCATTAAGTATCCTAAGTATTAAGTAAATTAGAATAACTGAAAAATCTTGAAATGTAGATAAAATAATCTGGAAAAGTATCTAAGCACATGGCGCGGTTGACGAGACTCGAACTCGCGACCTCCTGCGTGACAGGCAGGCATTCTAACCAACTAAACTACAACCGCACAACAATGCAAAAAAATGGTGGTCGATATAAGACTCGAACTTATGACATCTACCTTGTAAGGGTAGCGCTCTACCAACTGAGCTAATCGACCAGTGGTGACCCGTGAAGGATTCGAACCTTCGGCCACCTCCTTAAAAGGGAGATGCTCTACCGGCTGAGCTAACGGGTCATATGGTATATTTATTATAAAGTGGCGCGGTTGACGAGACTCGAACTCGCGACCTCCTGCGTGACAGGCAGGCATTCTAACCAACTAAACTACAACCGCACTAAATTATAAATAAATGGTGACCCCTAGGAGACTCGAACTCCTGTGGCATGGATGAAAACCATGAATCCTAACCGCTAGATGAA is a window of Halarcobacter sp. DNA encoding:
- a CDS encoding DUF294 nucleotidyltransferase-like domain-containing protein, whose translation is MSLRDQKSFLSNIHPFELLTEEQMDICIRHMDIAYYAKDEILITPEKIPNHFFVVIKGIVHEYKEDEVLMDYHHQDSFDGNSLIYGKSKNSFKVYEDLICYEIEKKIFLQLVEENEGFKNFFLTNLVNKFQTLKQKEYKSELSSFMIAKVSDTILHPPCIVDVGTKLIDAIDKSMQFNTSTIIVKKDNEYGIITDSILKVKVLLEGRDLNIPVESIAIFPILSINKDDYLFDALTLLIKRNIKRVAVTDSKGDLVGMLEQIDVLSHFANHTFVVDSKIKNAQNLEQLKDASIELISTIKTLHAKGVKVNHISSLIGQLNTKVYKKIYKLILPKELQNDACFIVMGSEGRNEQIMKTDQDNALVVKDGIDVEQYRPYMQTMTETLIDFGYPPCEGNIMVSNPFWCKTVQQYKNETKRWIEAPAMQNYMDLAIFFDSFAVAGDKDLLINLKDDLFQKLHDKDVFMAYFAKATLTFDTPSTVANLMTKTYNVDIKKAGVFPIVQGIRSLALREKIRETTTVRRIKILEQKKVLEKQMANELLEAFEVLNTLRLKAHLHKLQDGKKMNNEIDTHTLGKIERDLLKDSFKIVIHFKKFITYIFRIEKIL
- a CDS encoding sodium:solute symporter family protein; the protein is MELQSLIYLFVGVSFAIYIGIALWAKAGSTKDFYVAGGGVHPVANGMATAADWMSAASFISMAGIIAFKGSDASAYLMGWTGGYVLLAMLLAPYLRKFGKFTVPDFVGDRYYSNVARTVAVICVIFISFTYVAGQMRGVGIVFSRFLQVDVNTGVLIGMAIVFFYSVLGGMKGITYTQVAQYCVMIMAYLIPAIFLSLQVTDTFLPQLSLFGQTTFAFHDGVKVIPEGTYLLHALDTAITDLGFKAYTEPGSLWNMFMLTTALMLGTAGLPHVIVRFFTVPTVKDARISAGYALVFIAIMYTTASSVAAFSRLNLIKNVQNVEYKAFVAGELTHADGSPNDGGWFKTWEQGGLLAWTDRNGDGKIQYGPDAAFEGPKGKPQFDGTNVGPNGERATTNGKPAANSGKIENELYVDRDIMVLANPEIANLPNWVIAFIAAGGLAAALSTAAGLLLVIASAISHDLMGQVIFRDPETGKSKLNEKTELMWARVSAVVAICVAGYLGINPPGFVAQVVAFAFGLAAAAFFPTIILGVFDKRMNKEGAIAGILTGLIFTFGYIIYFVFLGGSKEDYFLGIAPTGIGTVGTILHLIVAFVVSRMTPEPPQEIQELVESIRLPNNAGEAHDH
- a CDS encoding DUF4212 domain-containing protein, with the protein product MSPEKAEAYWKENISTILKLLVVWFVVSFGCGILFINELNTIEISGVKLGFWFAQQGAIYVFVVLIFVYVAKMSAIDEKYGVHE
- a CDS encoding response regulator transcription factor translates to MKILLLEDELMLNNAISEYLKGIGHMVESFTDGEEVVNSVDGSFDLLILDINVPKKDGFEILQDLNARRVYIPTIYITALNDIEDITRAYDLGCREYIKKPFHLEELGIKINQILKKDQKSTSHVRFSENYSYSKEKKTLYFNGEPQALTKKQLDIIHILALNINMIVDFERFRVDIWGGENIDNPTIRAEISRLKKGLKEDFIKNIRGLGYKIDRFYSV
- a CDS encoding cache domain-containing protein; this encodes MVKAKSLYHLILYSIFFIVLLTSSFTFIIIDNAFDEFQEKIEIIKTDYTNKQKDLIQADIKKTLNYIKYYHDKFKNKKSEELIKKDILESLEIMRKHGNLNNYIFIYDFNGTSLYYPVSKDYIGKNLYEFKDPSGKKVIQELIDISKNKNGGFIQYIWYKPEIRKDALKISYALSYEPWNWTIGRGIYLDEIDKIVKVKKEEYDEKISNYVLQIMSLTIMLVLYSIFIYKNATILIVNDVKEIGKYLKESQKDDNRIKQDRLIFGEFKVIANFAYDAMHNIKDKNIMLQELNKHLEETVNHQTKELQNLIDSQKKFLKNSVHEINTPLSIIRTNIDLLKMHSEDNKYVSNIESGAKIIQYIYDDLSYLIKKDRVDYPKEYIDFSEFLKERLNFFDGIATANDLMFTTNIDEDIYIKFNRLELQRIVDNNISNAIKYSFAKSSIYVRLTYFNDEYVEFSVKTNSDKIEDINKIFNDFYRENNSRGGFGLGLRIVKEICDKNLVIIKLESTDNETKFTYRFKINENTAS